The following coding sequences are from one Lolium rigidum isolate FL_2022 chromosome 6, APGP_CSIRO_Lrig_0.1, whole genome shotgun sequence window:
- the LOC124667450 gene encoding E3 ubiquitin-protein ligase SINA-like 7, translating to MEGKAQLEGASNGKRLTVTMEVDTLDCPICFEPLKPPIFQCSVGHFLCSSCRSKYLDNKCHICSAKTTFSRCFGMEHVVQSVKVPCSNAMYGCTKYVTYYQRVEHEKACDPWVCAAWGCFCPVSSCTFLGPTDALEDHLTTDHGIPSTTLPDSDTVSLRLQLGLHVLQRNRTDYFFLLKLSLVAAGHAISIICVQPSTTEPKFTCNMNYDCSATGFCESSSWHIRSSSLSDGFPEGFDLILPKGKIPDDRNGILLRITIHQALSVSRASLQIKGPTPAPQGKVIAFSLQRKLRIHCSDS from the exons ATGGAAGGTAAAGCACAACTAGAGGGAGCGAGCAACGGCAAGAGGCTGACTGTCACCATGGAGGTGGACACCCTTGACTGCCCCATCTGCTTTGAGCCCCTCAAGCCTCCGATATTCCAG TGTTCTGTGGGGCATTTCCTATGCTCGTCATGCCGTAGCAAGTACCTGGACAacaagtgccacatatgctcTGCCAAAACTACCTTCAGTCGCTGCTTTGGGATGGAACATGTTGTTCAGTCAGTCAAGGTTCCTTGCTCCAACGCCATGTACGGATGCACCAAGTACGTCACATACTACCAGAGAGTAGAACATGAGAAGGCGTGTGATCCTTGGGTGTGCGCTGCTTGGGGGTGCTTCTGCCCAGTGTCCTCCTGTACCTTCCTTGGGCCAACGGATGCGCTTGAGGACCATTTAACCACTGATCATGGGATTCCATCTACAACCCTCCCAGATTCTGACACGGTCTCTCTCCGGTTACAGCTGGGCTTACATGTTCTGCAACGCAACAGGACCGACTATTTTTTCCTGCTCAAGTTGTCATTGGTGGCTGCTGGACATGCTATCTCAATCATCTGCGTCCAACCTAGCACTACGGAACCCAAGTTCACATGTAATATGAACTACGACTGCTCCGCgactggtttttgtgaaagttcaAGTTGGCATATCAGAAGCTCTTCATTGTCCGATGGATTCCCAGAGGGCTTTGACTTAATTCTGCCCAAGGGAAAGATCCCTGATGATCGAAACGGTATCTTACTCAGAATCACCATCCATCAAGCTTTAAGTGTCAGCAGAGCCAGTCTCCAAATAAAGGGCCCGACTCCTGCTCCTCAAGGAAAGGTTATAGCATTTTCTCTTCAGCGTAAACTGCGTATTCACTGTTCTGATTCATAA